GTTTTTAATTTGAGAAGATATATACGAACAAAATACCCCCAACTGCATAGTACAAAAGAAAAGTTTTTTTAGTAAAATGACAAGGTGCATAAGTTAAGTAACGCATTAAATTGCTGAACATGCGTTACAATAAGTCAGCAAGATTGACATGCTGAACATGCGTTACGTGCATGTGTGAACACGCCGGTGACATGTGCAGCATGGTATACTATATTCCGGGCCAATAATTTTTTATGTACTTGTAATTTTATTTAAATTCAAACAATGTTATTGTGTTTGATCATGTATATTTTTATTAATGTTAAAATGCTGCAACGGCTAACCCATTACTTCTTATAACTTCTTTTGTTTCATAATATAAGTTTTTTAGTTAAAGAAAAGCTTTTTAGTAGTACTGTTTTAAAATATGTCATTTCATATTTTAATACTTTTTTGAATAAATTTAAAATCTGTATTCACCAAAAAACTGCTTTACATCAGGTGCTGCATCATGTTTTTAGAGATTGCAACAGAAAGGTATATTTACTCCCGACTACCAAACCAGTAACGAAGACTGCCACCCAGTTTGCTCCCTCCCATCACAGTTAATACTTTTAATACTTTAGTATTATTTTTCATTTTTATGTTTGATTTTAATCCATTATAAACAAAATTAGTCGAAATTTTGACCAAAATAAAAAATTTAGTAGTCAAAAACTTTAATCAAGTTGTTAAATTTCACAAAACATCTAATAAGATCAGCACTAACTATTAATTGTCTGCATACGAGAAAGTAAACATCTCGTCAATCAATCCCCATGCACGACTCACTATGTCACACTGTTTCTCATCATCTGTACAGTCGACAGCCCCACTCATACTACAAGTCTACAACTCATATTTAGAATATCTTAATCTATAACATTGATATCATACGCACATCTCGAAATTTTTTTATATACATAACTAAATAACCACGTTCATATATAGAAGTTTTATAACGTTTGTTATATAGGCTAATAATCGATATGTACATTAGCTAGCTTTCTATATTTTAATTATTGAGCACTAATAAGTGTTTGACTGATTGATTAATTTAAGTTAAAAATCATTAATAATATAATCAGTACCTAGGAAAGAACAAAACGAGGTCATACGTTACCTGAAAGATTCTAACTCTGAATGTTGAGCATCATCGTCACAGGAAGTAGAAGCTGGAAGCTTCGAGAGAGGAACGTTGAAACCTTCGACCATACTTACGTTCGAAGCTTGAGCTCCCCTCTTCAGTGCATCTCCTGAACGATTCAAAGCAGGTGTTCCCCAGAAATACGACATCGGAGAGTTAACGGCGGCGAATAATTTCTGTTTGTTCTCAAACGGTAGACTCAGCAACGATTCCGAGATCTCTTGAAGCTGTGACATCAACGGCAACGGTACTCCGTGATTCTTTAGACGGAATATTCCCCACTCTCTGCATGCCTCTGTTAGTATATCCTTGTCCAAACACTCAAAATCGATAACCGGGATGTCTATATCCTTGTCCTGGACAAGAACCGATTCGATCTCCGCCGTACCTGATGGAGCTCCGTCGTTGATTACACGGCGGAAAGCCGGCGGATATGACTCGGTGATACTCATCTGTCCTCTCTCTCTCTAGATCTCTATCTCTCTTCTTTATTTATCCTTCAAAAGTTCCAATAAAATTACTTGGAAACAATTAAAGTATTTGTGTATATATTGGGTGCATTTACTTTTGTTAAGGTTATTTTGTAATATAATATGAACTTTCCTTATGGTATAATATTTCTTGCTGAAATGTGGACATTGTTACTTGTCACGGATTGATATTTGCGACCAAATAAGGCATAGATTCTGTCTACACAAAAAAACAACTTGCATGCTAGCTTGATACGTGTACCGTATATTCATAACTGTCGGTCCATCTTTCATAAACTTCCAATTTCTTTCTAAATTCGTCAAAACTCTGTTTTGTGTTTTATAGTGAAATCTAGAAGAAGTTATTACACTAATACCACAGTTTTTTTTAATTGGTAAAATGCACCAACACAGCAGTTGTTTTGGGTTTTCATTTTCTAACGGTTTAGCCAGGAACTCGGTAAAGGAGCTGATCAATGAACCAAATGTAATAAAACTGGTGCTTTAGCTTATCTTCAAAGAATCTCCAGTCGAGTTGCTGAAGAATACCGTTGAAAGTCGTTGTAATATGAGATACGATTCTGTTGTGGATATTACAAATAAATCATCATAAACGAAATAACGAATATATATTTTGTAATTTTATTGGAGTAAATTTATTTTACTCTGTGTTCTACTTTTATTTTAACAGCAGGTACAAGGTACAGTAACAATGAAAATGGCTCATGTGTTCTACTGATTGTATATGCAGATATGTAAACCGAAACTAAACGAATATATAACTTTAGATAGAATTAATATATATACATTAGTTTTATAAACGAACATAAAATATATTTCAAATACAATTTGGATATAGTTTAATATATATGAATAGTTTTAAATATAAAAAATTAAAACATGTTTAAATATATAAAAATGATAAATTTATAAATATAAAATTATTTTTCAAACTATTAATCTAAAGTCATTTCTCTCAAATAGCCTATTTTAAATTTTGTCACAAAAATAACTTAAAAAATGGCTAAAAGAATGTTCATTAAAAAGGCAAAAGATTGTTGTACCTTCTTTTTGCTTTATAGATATAAAAAAAAAGAATAATAAAAAATTTGGATAAAATAGAAAATAAATTTTTTAATTTGTTTCATTTCATCGTCGTCGTCGCTATGGACTTCGACGACGGCAACCTCGAGAATATCTCCACAATTAGTTCGTCAGGAATCTGCAACGAGTCTCTTGTCATCGATCTGGTAACGCACCCATAAATAGTTAGACCCGAGACGTTCTGCTTCTGTTCCGGTGGTTTCGTGGCGGAGACACTTCCCCTGAGTTCGTATTGCGTCTTCTTTCTTGGGCAAAGAGAGAGAAGTCAAGAATTACAGCATGATAAAGCCCAACATTTAGTAGGCCCGTATCAATAAAGCCCCTGCTGTTCATGGTGTTAACTTCATTTGTATGCTAAATCACTCTAAAATTGTGAGAACTTTTCTATTGACAAAATAAATGATATCTCAGTGTCCCCACTCCTATAAATCATATACTGTAGAAAGAAAACCGAAGATCCAAAACAAAACCGAATCAAAACCGGACTAAAACTTTCAAATATCTGAACGGTTCCTATATTTCTATATCTAAAATAACTCACTTGATCAGAACTGAACCAAAAACCAAATTGGTACCCGAATATAAAAAAAATATTAGATAACCAAATATATAAAATATATATATATATATATATAACATAACCAAATATATAAAAATCTATCAAAGATTCTGAAAGTAGTTGAATTTTTTTAAAAAAAAAAATATTTGAACAACCCGAAAGTATTAGAAAGTGTTTGAATGTTTTATCTGAAATAATCCAAATTCTATGACGTTTATCTGAATTATCTTAATTATTCGATAATTTATCCAAAATACCCGATAATTTATCTAAATTACCCAAAATAATCAAAGCGGAACTAGAACCAAATGGGAAGCAGGTTTTTTCCTGAGCATTTTGTGGTTCCTAATTTTACTATCCGAAGCAAACCAAACCCAATAGCGAGGATTTTATTTTAAATTGATTAAACAAGTTTTATAAATTGAATGAATGTTATTTAGTGCCAAGAAAGATCGTATTTGTATAATTATTATTTTATGTGGTTTAATTGACATTATTATAATTGTTTTGTGTAATTTGTCCTGCTAATAATTTAGTTAATTTTATAATTGGTTTAAATTTTTTGTCTATAATTAGTGTTAAACAATTATCTTTAGATGATATATATTTTGAACATTGAAAAAATGATTGATGGCTACCTGAAGTATATATATATATAAATTAAACAAATCATAATATATATATATATATATATATATATGTTATGTTATGCTATTACTGAATTATTATGTTATTTAAATATATTATATAATGTTTTATTAGTTGTATTTATTTCAATTTTTTTTCATATATTATTTGAATGTTTTAGTCAATTATAATGTTTTATCTTGTTTGGATACAATATTAATTTTTGTGTTGTTTAGAATATTATATGTAGTATAATATTGTTTACATAGTTACTTTATAATAGATTATAGAATGTGTAATTAATTTAAAATGTTTTTAAAAAATTGGATAAAAAAAAATGTTTCTGTTTTGATACTTAGTTGATTTAGAGTCCAACAAATCAGATGGACAATAAACCCAAAAACACAAACCGCAACAAAACAAAACAGGTTTCTCCTTCAATTTTTTTTCTTACTGTAAATATCATATTAATGATGAAAAGATTTTACAAAAGTAGGAATCTTAAGTTATGACTTCCCAGCAAAAATAATAAAAACAGGAAGGAATAAAGAAGAGAAACAAACTAGCTAAGAAAGAGGAAACTAGATTGTCATCTTAGCCAGAGAGCCATGAGAGAGCTGAAATGCTTCTTATGCTTCCTCGATGTTATTGTGTTTTTCATTTCACGGTCAGTCCCACGGAAGACAGCAGCCGGAGGAATAGAGGTTAGGTTATGAATGACGTTGTTCCTCTGCTTCCATAGGTGGTAGATTGTTGCATGAGTGGTGAGGTTCCTGAGGAGACAATGCCGCTTAATTTTTCTTGCCTCACCACTTAATTTCCACAAAAGTATTAATAGATTACTTTTTGAGCTATTCCAGCCTTGAATAGCCATTTCAATCGTTTATTTCTGATTTTCTAGGTATATTTGTACACTACAAGAAAACAACGGTATTCTGACGGACATTCCGACGGAAAATGAAATCTTCGGAATATCCCGAGGAATTTCCGAGGATATTCCGAGGAANNNNNNNNNNNNNNNNNNNNNNNNNNNNNNNNNNNNNNNNNNNNNNNNNNNNNNNNNNNNNNNNNNNNNNNNNNNNNNNNNNNNNNNNNNNNNNNNNNNNNNNNNNNNNNNNNNNNNNNNNNNNNNNNNNNNNNNNNNNNNNNNNNNNNNNNNNNNNNNNNNNNNNNNNNNNNNNNNNNNNNNNNNNNNNNNNNNNNNNNNNNNNNNNNNNNNNNNNNNNNNNNNNNNNNNNNNNNNNNNNNNNNNNNNNNNNNNNNNNNNNNNNNNNNNNNNNNNNNNNNNNNNNNNNNNNNNNNNNNNNNNNNNNNNNNNNNNNNNNNNNNNNNNNNNNNNNNNNNNNNNNNNNNNNNNNNNNNNNNNNNNNNNNNNNNNNNNNNNNNNNNNNNNNNNNNNNNNNNNNNNNNNNNNNNNNNNNNNNNNNNNNNNNNNNNNNNNNNNNNNNNNNNNNNNNNNNNNNNNNNNNNNNNNNNNNNNNNNNNNNNNNNNNNNNNNNNNNNNNNNNNNNNNNNNNNNNNNNNNNNNNNNNNNNNNNNNNNNNNNNNNNNNNNNNNNNNNNNNNNNNNNNNNNNNNNNNNNNNNNNNNNNNNNNNNNNNNNNNNNNNNNNNNNNNNNNNNNNNNNNNNNNNNNNNNNNNNNNNNNNNNNNNNNNNNNNNNNNNNNNNNNNNNNNNNNNNNNNNNNNNNNNNNNNNNNNNNNNNNNNNNNNNNNNNNNNNNNNNNNNNNNNNNNNNNNNNNNNNNNNNNNNNNNNNNNNNNNNNNNNNNNNNNNNNNNNNNNNNNNNNNNNNNNNNNNNNNNNNNNNNNNNNNNNNNNNNNNNNNNNNNNNNNNNNNNNNNNNNNNNNNNNNNNNNNNNNNNNNNNNNNNNNNNNNNNNNNNNNNNNNNNNNNNNNNNNNNNNNNNNNNNNNNNNNNNNNNNNNNNNNNNNNNNNNNNNNNNNNNNNNNNNNNNNNNNNNNNNNNNNNNNNNNNNNNNNNNNNNNNNNNNNNNNNNNNNNNNNNNNNNNNNNNNNNNNNNNNNNNNNNNNNNNNNNNNNNNNNNNNNNNNNNNNNNNNNNNNNNNNNNNNNNNNNNNNNNNNNNNNNNNNNNNNNNNNNNNNNNNNNNNNNNNNNNNNNNNNNNNNNNNNNNNNNNNNNNNNNNNNNNNNNNNNNNNNNNNNNNNNNNNNNNNNNNNNNNNNNNNNNNNNNNNNNNNNNNNNNNNNNNNNNNNNNNNNNNNNNNNNNNNNNNNNNNNNNNNNNNNNNNNNNNNNNNNNNNNNNNNNNNNNNNNNNNNNNNNNNNNNNNNNNNNNNNNNNNNNNNNNNNNNNNNNNNNNNNNNNNNNNNNNNNNNNNNNNNNNNNNNNNNNNNNNNNNNNNNNNNNNNNNNNNNNNNNNNNNNNNNNNNNNNNNNNNNNNNNNNNNNNNNNNNNNNNNNNNNNNNNNNNNNNNNNNNNNNNNNNNNNNNNNNNNNNNNNNNNNNNNNNNNNNNNNNNNNNNNNNNNNNNNNNNNNNNNNNNNNNNNNNNNNNNNNNNNNNNNNNNNNNNNNNNNNNNNNNNNNNNNNNNNNNNNNNNNNNNNNNNNNNNNNNNNNNNNNNNNNNNNNNNNNNNNNNNNNNNNNNNNNNNNNNNNNNNNNNNNNNNNNNNNNNNNNNNNNNNNNNNNNNNNNNNNNNNNNNNNNNNNNNNNNNNNNNNNNNNNNNNNNNNNNNNNNNNNNNNNNNNNNNNNNNNNNNNNNNNNNNNNNNNNNNNNNNNNNNNNNNNNNNNNNNNNNNNNNNNNNNNNNNNNNNNNNNNNNNNNNNNNNNNNNNNNNNNNNNNNNNNNNNNNNNNNNNNNNNNNNNNNNNNNNNNNNNNNNNNNNNNNNNNNNNNNNNNNNNNNNNNNNNNNNNNNNNNNNNNNNNNNNNNNNNNNNNNNNNNNNNNNNNNNNNNNNNNNNNNNNNNNNNNNNNNNNNNNNNNNNNNNNNNNNNNNNNNNNNNNNNNNNNNNNNNNNNNNNNNNNNNNNNNNNNNNNNNNNNNNNNNNNNNNNNNNNNNNNNNNNNNNNNNNNNNNNNNNNNNNNNNNNNNNNNNNNNNNNNNNNNNNNNNNNNNNNNNNNNNNNNNNNNNNNNNNNNNNNNNNNNNNNNNNNNNNNNNNNNNNNNNNNNNNNNNNNNNNNNNNNNNNNNNNNNNNNNNNNNNNNNNNNNNNNNNNNNNNNNNNNNNNNNNNNNNNNNNNNNNNNNNNNNNNNNNNNNNNNNNNNNNNNNNNNNNNNNNNNNNNNNNNNNNNNNNNNNNNNNNNNNNNNNNNNNNNNNNNNNNNNNNNNNNNNNNNNNNNNNNNNNNNNNNNNNNNNNNNNNNNNNNNNNNNNNNNNNNNNNNNNNNNNNNNNNNNNNNNNNNNNNNNNNNNNNNNNNNNNNNNNNNNNNNNNNNNNNNNNNNNNNNNNNNNNNNNNNNNNNNNNNNNNNNNNNNNNNNNNNNNNNNNNNNNNNNNNNNNNNNNNNNNNNNNNNNNNNNNNNNNNNNNNNNNNNNNNNNNNNNNNNNNNNNNNNNNNNNNNNNNNNNNNNNNNNNNNNNNNNNNNNNNNNNNNNNNNNNNNNNNNNNNNNNNNNNNNNNNNNNNNNNNNNNNNNNNNNNNNNNNNNNNNNNNNNNNNNNNNNNNNNNNNNNNNNNNNNNNNNNNNNNNNNNNNNNNNNNNNNNNNNNNNNNNNNNNNNNNNNNNNNNNNNNNNNNNNNNNNNNNNNNNNNNNNNNNNNNNNNNNNNNNNNNNNNNNNNNNNNNNNNNNNNNNNNNNNNNNNNNNNNNNNNNNNNNNNNNNNNNNNNNNNNNNNNNNNNNNNNNNNNNNNNNNNNNNNNNNNNNNNNNNNNNNNNNNNNNNNNNNNNNNNNNNNNNNNNNNNNNNNNNNNNNNNNNNNNNNNNNNNNNNNNNNNNNNNNNNNNNNNNNNNNNNNNNNNNNNNNNNNNNNNNNNNNNNNNNNNNNNNNNNNNNNNNNNNNNNNNNNNNNNNNNNNNNNNNNNNNNNNNNNNNNNNNNNNNNNNNNNNNNNNNNNNNNNNNNNNNNNNNNNNNNNNNNNNNNNNNNNNNNNNNNNNNNNNNNNNNNNNNNNNNNNNNNNNNNNNNNNNNNNNNNNNNNNNNNNNNNNNNNNNNNNNNNNNNNNNNNNNNNNNNNNNNNNNNNNNNNNNNNNNNNNNNNNNNNNNNNNNNNNNNNNNNNNNNNNNNNNNNNNNNNNNNNNNNNNNNNNNNNNNNNNNNNNNNNNNNNNNNNNNNNNNNNNNNNNNNNNNNNNNNNNNNNNNNNNNNNNNNNNNNNNNNNNNNNNNNNNNNNNNNNNNNNNNNNNNNNNNNNNNNNNNNNNNNNNNNNNNNNNNNNNNNNNNNNNNNNNNNNNNNNNNNNNNNNNNNNNNNNNNNNNNNNNNNNNNNNNNNNNNNNNNNNNNNNNNNNNNNNNNNNNNNNNNNNNNNNNNNNNNNNNNNNNNNNNNNNNNNNNNNNNNNNNNNNNNNNNNNNNNNNNNNNNNNNNNNNNNNNNNNNNNNNNNNNNNNNNNNNNNNNNNNNNNNNNNNNNNNNNNNNNNNNNNNNNNNNNNNNNNNNNNNNNNNNNNNNNNNNNNNNNNNNNNNNNNNNNNNNNNNNNNNNNNNNNNNNNNNNNNNNNNNNNNNNNNNNNNNNNNNNNNNNNNNNNNNNNNNNNNNNNNNNNNNNNNNNNNNNNNNNNNNNNNNNNNNNNNNNNNNNNNNNNNNNNNNNNNNNNNNNNNNNNNNNNNNNNNNNNNNNNNNNNNNNNNNNNNNNNNNNNNNNNNNNNNNNNNNNNNNNNNNNNNNNNNNNNNNNNNNNNNNNNNNNNNNNNNNNNNNNNNNNNNNNNNNNNNNNNNNNNNNNNNNNNNNNNNNNNNNNNNNNNNNNNNNNNNNNNNNNNNNNNNNNNNNNNNNNNNNNNNNNNNNNNNNNNNNNNNNNNNNNNNNNNNNNNNNNNNNNNNNNNNNNNNNNNNNNNNNNNNNNNNNNNNNNNNNNNNNNNNNNNNNNNNNNNNNNNNNNNNNNNNNNNNNNNNNNNNNNNNNNNNNNNNNNNNNNNNNNNNNNNNNNNNNNNNNNNNNNNNNNNNNNNNNNNNNNNNNNNNNNNNNNNNNNNNNNNNNNNNNNNNNNNNNNNNNNNNNNNNNNNNNNNNNNNNNNNNNNNNNNNNNNNNNNNNNNNNNNNNNNNNNNNNNNNNNNNNNNNNNNNNNNNNNNNNNNNNNNNNNNNNNNNNNNNNNNNNNNNNNNNNNNNNNNNNNNNNNNNNNNNNNNNNNNNNNNNNNNNNNNNNNNNNNNNNNNNNNNNNNNNNNNNNNNNNNNNNNNNNNNNNNNNNNNNNNNNNNNNNNNNNNNNNNNNNNNNNNNNNNNNNNNNNNNNNNNNNNNNNNNNNNNNNNNNNNNNNNNNNNNNNNNNNNNNNNNNNNNNNNNNNNNNNNNNNNNNNNNNNNNNNNNNNNNNNNNNNNNNNNNNNNNNNNNNNNNNNNNNNNNNNNNNNNNNNNNNNNNNNNNNNNNNNNNNNNNNNNNNNNNNNNNNNNNNNNNNNNNNNNNNNNNNNNNNNNNNNNNNNNNNNNNNNNNNNNNNNNNNNNNNNNNNNNNNNNNNNNNN
This genomic interval from Brassica oleracea var. oleracea cultivar TO1000 chromosome C2, BOL, whole genome shotgun sequence contains the following:
- the LOC106326729 gene encoding gibberellin 2-beta-dioxygenase 8-like isoform X2, which produces MSITESYPPAFRRVINDGAPSGTAEIESVLVQDKDIDIPVIDFECLDKDILTEACREWGIFRLKNHGVPLPLMSQLQEISESLLSLPFENKQKLFAAVNSPMSYFWGTPALNRSGDALKRGAQASNVSMVEGFNVPLSKLPASTSCDDDAQHSELESFSHQRSGYLLESTGLIRVYRYPPSDKTAGEVLGMEVHTDSSVISILKEDETGGLEIMKDEEWFRVKPVADTLIVNLGDMMQAISDNEYKSVEHRVKKKDMTTKRHSVCYFVFPQRDYVIKSSNYKPFTYSEFEAQVQADVQSLGTKIGLLRFTPESPLFL